In Pseudomonas lalkuanensis, the following are encoded in one genomic region:
- a CDS encoding class II fumarate hydratase: protein MSRTETDSLGPVDVADDAYWGAQTQRSLENFAIGGERMPLAVVHALALIKKAAARVNGRDGDLPPDVARLIEQAADEVLAGKHDDQFPLVVWQTGSGTQSNMNVNEVIAGRANELATGQRGGKSPVHPNDHVNFAQSSNDCFPTAMHIAIAKAVQHELLPAIAELSGGLAEQSARHAHLVKTGRTHMMDATPITFGQELSAFVAQLDYADKAIRAALPAVLQLAQGGTAVGTGLNAPHGFADAMAAELAALSGLHFVSAPNKFAALAGHEPLVNLSGALKTLAVALMKIANDLRLLGSGPRGGLAEVRLPANEPGSSIMPGKVNPTQCEALSMLACQVMGNDATIGFAASQGHLQLNVFKPVIVHNLLQSIRLLGDGCRNFQQHCVAGMEPDAARMAEHLERGLMLVTALNPHIGYDKAAQIAKKAYSEGTTLRAAALALGYLTDEEFDAWVRPESMLEAGQHG, encoded by the coding sequence ATGAGCCGCACAGAAACCGACAGCCTGGGGCCAGTCGACGTCGCCGACGACGCCTACTGGGGCGCCCAGACCCAGCGCTCGCTGGAAAACTTCGCCATCGGAGGCGAGCGCATGCCACTGGCGGTAGTGCACGCCCTGGCCCTGATCAAGAAGGCCGCCGCCCGGGTCAATGGCCGCGACGGCGACCTGCCGCCGGATGTCGCCCGCCTGATCGAGCAGGCCGCCGACGAAGTGCTGGCCGGCAAACATGACGACCAGTTTCCCCTGGTGGTCTGGCAGACCGGCAGCGGCACCCAGAGCAACATGAACGTCAACGAGGTGATCGCCGGCCGCGCCAACGAGTTGGCCACCGGACAGCGCGGCGGCAAGAGCCCGGTGCATCCGAACGATCATGTGAACTTCGCCCAGAGTTCGAACGACTGCTTCCCCACGGCGATGCACATCGCCATCGCCAAGGCGGTGCAGCATGAGCTGCTGCCGGCCATCGCCGAACTCTCCGGCGGCCTGGCCGAACAATCCGCGCGGCACGCCCATCTGGTGAAGACCGGCCGTACCCACATGATGGATGCCACGCCCATCACCTTCGGCCAGGAGCTCTCCGCCTTCGTCGCCCAGCTCGACTATGCCGACAAGGCGATCCGCGCGGCCTTGCCGGCGGTCCTGCAACTGGCCCAGGGCGGCACCGCCGTGGGTACCGGCCTGAACGCGCCCCACGGTTTCGCCGATGCCATGGCCGCCGAACTGGCGGCGCTGTCCGGGCTGCATTTCGTGTCGGCACCGAACAAGTTCGCCGCCCTCGCCGGCCATGAGCCGCTGGTGAACCTTTCCGGCGCCCTCAAGACCCTCGCCGTGGCCCTGATGAAGATCGCCAACGACCTGCGCCTGCTGGGCTCCGGCCCGCGCGGCGGCCTGGCCGAGGTGCGCTTGCCGGCCAACGAACCGGGCAGCTCGATCATGCCCGGCAAGGTCAACCCCACCCAGTGCGAGGCGCTGTCGATGCTGGCCTGTCAGGTCATGGGCAACGACGCCACCATCGGTTTCGCCGCCAGCCAGGGGCACCTGCAACTGAACGTGTTCAAACCGGTGATCGTGCACAACCTGCTGCAATCGATCCGCCTGCTCGGCGACGGCTGCCGCAACTTCCAGCAGCACTGCGTGGCCGGCATGGAACCGGACGCCGCGCGCATGGCCGAGCACCTGGAGCGCGGCCTGATGCTGGTGACCGCGCTCAACCCGCACATCGGCTACGACAAGGCTGCGCAGATCGCCAAGAAGGCCTACTCGGAAGGCACCACCCTGCGTGCCGCGGCCCTGGCACTGGGTTATCTGACTGACGAAGAGTTCGATGCCTGGGTCCGCCCGGAAAGCATGCTGGAGGCCGGTCAACATGGCTGA
- a CDS encoding DUF2804 domain-containing protein: MNSHISTLEPGYPALCDARGKLSPAAVGWSSRPRLNCAIPGHTGRRKRWNHWCITTPRWMLSLTLADLDYLGYGAAYFLDLDSGQAVAHTQLRPFAFGCRLPDTPLESHSFHHSRLQIRVDEHPGRLSLRVAAPDIGGQPLQAALEVLRPAHLDSVNLVAPLPGRCFHASSRQLGLPASGGVQLGGRQYQCTTGQSFAALDFGRGVWPLHSHWTRAAFAAPGGIAGNFGAGWTDSSGLTENALWFGGRLAKLDRPVQIEQEPNNALAPWLLSTVCRRVELTFTPRQLHQACPRLGLFYADTRQWFGRFDGVLRSPDGECVPVTNALGWLGSTRARW, encoded by the coding sequence ATGAATAGCCATATTTCCACCCTGGAGCCGGGATATCCCGCGCTCTGCGATGCCCGCGGCAAGCTCTCGCCCGCCGCCGTCGGCTGGTCAAGCCGGCCACGCCTGAACTGCGCGATACCCGGTCACACGGGCCGGCGCAAGCGCTGGAACCACTGGTGCATCACCACCCCGCGCTGGATGCTCTCGCTGACCCTCGCGGACCTCGATTACCTGGGCTACGGCGCCGCCTACTTCCTCGACCTCGACAGTGGCCAGGCCGTCGCCCACACCCAGCTACGCCCCTTCGCCTTCGGCTGCCGGTTGCCGGATACCCCGCTGGAAAGCCACAGCTTCCACCACTCGCGCCTGCAGATCCGCGTCGACGAGCACCCCGGCCGCCTGAGCTTGCGGGTGGCAGCGCCGGATATCGGTGGCCAGCCCCTGCAGGCCGCCCTGGAAGTGCTGCGCCCCGCACACCTGGACTCGGTGAACCTGGTCGCCCCCCTCCCCGGCCGCTGCTTCCACGCCAGCAGCCGGCAGCTCGGCCTGCCCGCCAGCGGGGGCGTGCAACTGGGCGGACGCCAGTACCAGTGCACCACCGGCCAGAGCTTCGCCGCCCTGGATTTCGGGCGCGGCGTCTGGCCCCTCCACAGCCACTGGACCCGCGCCGCCTTCGCCGCCCCCGGTGGCATCGCCGGCAATTTCGGCGCGGGCTGGACCGACTCCAGCGGCCTGACCGAGAACGCGCTGTGGTTCGGCGGCCGCCTGGCCAAGCTCGACCGCCCGGTGCAGATCGAGCAGGAGCCGAACAATGCCCTCGCCCCCTGGCTGCTTTCCACCGTCTGCCGGCGGGTAGAACTCACCTTCACGCCACGCCAGTTGCATCAGGCCTGCCCGCGCCTGGGCCTGTTCTACGCCGATACGCGCCAGTGGTTCGGCCGCTTCGACGGCGTACTGCGCAGCCCGGATGGCGAATGCGTGCCGGTGACCAATGCCCTTGGCTGGCTGGGCTCCACCCGCGCGCGCTGGTAA
- a CDS encoding DUF2059 domain-containing protein, translating into MTKLRVLCTAVLLACASGQVLADAASHAADAERFLKLARADKLTVPVYAQVQQMFEQRFQQAQAPASKKATLESYQAKANAALDKAVGWDKLKPELVKIYTSNFSESELKDLIAFYESPLGKKVLEKMPALTQQSAQLTQTRLESAVPEVNKLLSEMASELAPQDKKKQ; encoded by the coding sequence ATGACCAAGCTTCGCGTTCTCTGCACCGCAGTACTGCTGGCCTGCGCCAGCGGCCAGGTCCTGGCCGATGCCGCCAGCCATGCCGCCGATGCCGAGCGCTTCCTCAAGCTCGCTCGTGCCGACAAGCTGACCGTTCCGGTCTACGCCCAGGTGCAGCAGATGTTCGAGCAGCGTTTCCAGCAGGCCCAGGCGCCGGCCAGCAAGAAGGCCACCCTCGAGAGCTACCAGGCCAAGGCCAACGCCGCCCTGGACAAGGCTGTCGGCTGGGACAAGCTGAAGCCGGAGCTGGTGAAGATCTACACCAGCAACTTCTCCGAGAGCGAACTGAAGGACCTGATCGCCTTCTACGAATCCCCCCTGGGCAAGAAAGTGCTGGAGAAGATGCCGGCGCTGACCCAGCAGTCCGCCCAGCTCACCCAGACCCGCCTGGAGTCCGCCGTGCCCGAGGTCAACAAGCTGCTCAGCGAAATGGCCAGCGAACTGGCGCCCCAGGACAAGAAGAAGCAGTAA
- a CDS encoding BolA family protein, which yields MSMRDRILTALQALDPQHLDVLDESHMHSRGLETHYKAVIVSPVFAGLNAVKRHQKVYGSLGELMGQFHALALHTYTPEEWAEQGAAPESPTCAGGSKHDH from the coding sequence ATGTCCATGCGCGACCGCATCCTGACCGCCCTGCAGGCCCTCGATCCCCAGCACCTCGATGTGCTGGACGAGAGCCACATGCACAGCCGCGGCCTGGAAACCCACTACAAGGCGGTGATCGTCAGCCCGGTGTTCGCCGGGCTCAACGCCGTCAAGCGCCACCAGAAGGTCTATGGCAGCCTGGGCGAGCTGATGGGGCAATTCCACGCCCTGGCCCTGCACACCTACACGCCCGAGGAATGGGCCGAGCAGGGCGCGGCGCCGGAGTCGCCGACTTGCGCTGGCGGCAGCAAGCACGACCACTGA
- the trhO gene encoding oxygen-dependent tRNA uridine(34) hydroxylase TrhO, with protein sequence MTQIVVAALYKFVTLKDYVALREPLLKTMLDNGVKGTLLLAEEGINGTVSGTREAIDALLAWLKVDPRLVDLDHKESYCGEQPFYRTKVKLKKEIVTLGVPNVDPNQQVGTYVEPKDWNALISDPEVLLIDTRNDYEVAIGTFEGAIDPQTKSFREFPDYIKANFDPARHKKVAMFCTGGIRCEKASSYMLGQGFEEVFHLKGGILKYLEEVPQDETLWRGDCFVFDNRVTVRHDLTEGDFDQCHACRNPISVEDRLSEHYAPGISCPHCWDSLSEKTRASAIERQKQIELAKARNLPHPIGRDPRQALED encoded by the coding sequence ATGACCCAGATCGTTGTTGCGGCGCTGTACAAGTTCGTCACCCTGAAGGACTACGTTGCGCTGCGTGAACCCCTGCTCAAGACCATGCTGGACAATGGCGTCAAGGGCACCCTGCTGCTCGCCGAGGAAGGCATCAACGGCACCGTTTCCGGCACTCGCGAAGCCATCGACGCGCTGCTCGCCTGGCTCAAGGTCGATCCGCGCCTGGTGGACCTGGACCACAAGGAGTCCTACTGCGGGGAGCAGCCCTTCTACCGCACCAAGGTCAAGTTGAAGAAGGAAATCGTCACCCTCGGCGTGCCGAACGTGGACCCCAACCAGCAGGTCGGCACCTACGTCGAACCCAAGGACTGGAACGCGCTGATCAGCGACCCCGAAGTGCTGCTGATCGATACCCGCAACGACTACGAAGTGGCCATCGGCACCTTCGAGGGTGCTATAGACCCGCAGACCAAGTCGTTCCGCGAATTCCCCGACTACATCAAGGCCAACTTCGACCCCGCGCGCCACAAGAAGGTGGCGATGTTCTGCACCGGCGGCATCCGCTGCGAGAAGGCCTCCAGCTACATGCTCGGCCAGGGCTTCGAAGAGGTCTTCCACCTCAAGGGCGGCATCCTCAAGTACCTGGAAGAGGTACCCCAGGACGAAACCCTCTGGCGCGGCGACTGCTTCGTCTTCGACAACCGCGTCACCGTGCGCCACGATTTAACCGAGGGCGACTTCGACCAGTGCCACGCCTGCCGTAACCCGATTTCCGTGGAAGATCGCCTGTCCGAGCACTACGCGCCCGGTATCAGCTGCCCGCACTGCTGGGACAGCCTGAGCGAGAAAACCCGCGCCAGCGCCATCGAGCGGCAGAAGCAGATCGAGCTGGCCAAGGCCCGTAACCTGCCGCACCCGATCGGCCGCGACCCGCGCCAAGCCCTGGAGGACTGA
- a CDS encoding DsbA family protein — translation MDPMCSWCWGFAPVASALAEQAAAAGVSLHLVAGGLRTGQGAALDANTRRYILEHWQAVHRATGQPFRFDGALPDDFIYDTEPACRAMVVARSLAPELAWPLVRLIQHAFYAEGRNVTQASVLVELAEQAGIPRIEFAEAFDAASSHEETVADFTWVQDLGIAGFPTLLAERDGQLALLTNGYQPLDELAPLLCRWLERGNHA, via the coding sequence ATGGACCCCATGTGCTCCTGGTGCTGGGGCTTCGCCCCGGTGGCGTCGGCACTCGCCGAACAGGCCGCGGCGGCCGGCGTTTCGTTGCACCTGGTGGCCGGCGGCCTGCGCACGGGCCAGGGTGCCGCACTGGATGCCAACACCCGGCGCTACATCCTCGAGCACTGGCAGGCGGTCCACCGGGCCACCGGGCAGCCGTTCCGCTTCGACGGGGCCCTGCCTGACGACTTCATCTACGACACCGAGCCGGCCTGCCGCGCCATGGTGGTCGCCCGCTCGCTCGCGCCGGAACTGGCCTGGCCACTGGTTCGGCTGATCCAGCACGCCTTCTACGCCGAAGGCCGCAACGTGACCCAGGCCTCTGTCCTGGTGGAACTGGCCGAGCAGGCCGGGATTCCGCGCATCGAGTTCGCCGAAGCCTTCGACGCCGCCTCCAGCCATGAGGAGACCGTTGCCGATTTCACCTGGGTGCAGGACCTTGGCATCGCCGGTTTCCCCACCCTGCTGGCCGAGCGCGATGGCCAGCTGGCGCTGCTGACCAACGGCTACCAGCCGCTCGACGAACTGGCACCCCTGCTCTGCCGTTGGCTGGAACGAGGCAACCATGCCTGA